The Bradyrhizobium ottawaense genome window below encodes:
- a CDS encoding M10 family metallopeptidase C-terminal domain-containing protein produces MATAVNVSATNNAEIDGLLSGYKWTGTITYSFPDASSDYPNPYYGGSSEPTTSGFSSAPTQIQAAINYAIGLILSYTNADVQYAGTNGADIMIAQSPAANPTAYAYYPGNYASGGDIWFGTQYNFSLAKLGNYYFTTALHELGHAFGLKHSQEAGGPANVAVPSAHDDSEYTVMSYRSYVGGSTTSGYTNEAYGYSQTYMANDILALQTMYGADYTTQSGSTVYTWNPTTGQEFINGVGQLAPGGGVGGSANRIYETVWDGGGVDTYDLSNYTTSLSINLNPGASSVFSSVQLAYLGNGHYASGNVYNAYLYGGDARSYIDNAIGGSGNDAIVGNAIANTLNGGGGNDTITGGAGNDTIIGGSGTDTAVYSGSRANYTVSYNAATQTFTLTDLRSGSPDGTDTVTGVEYFQFGGVAVASSTLVPTAVEAFGSTSVVLTNGNYYLNNISTGAGPVLKFGGAVVNVADYGTWSVIAAEQVSGGGYDVVWKNSANAHYSVWSTDSTGNFLTTLAAAPEVLGTDASLQALEPTLQQDLNGDGTTGVPGVVVVSGATVEAFGSTKTVLSGGNYYLADISTGTGPTLKYAGATVIAANFGTWSVIAAEQVAGGGYDVVWKNSANAHYSVWSTDSTGNFQTTLAAAPEVLGTDASLQALEPTLHQDLNGDGTTGVPVVPVASGVTVEAFGSTKTVLSGGNYYLTDISSGTGPVLKYAGATVIAANFGTWSVIAAEQVAGGGYDVVWKNSANAHYSVWSTDSSGNFLTTLAAAPEVLGTDASLQALEPTLHQDLNGDGTTGVPVVSGVTVEALGSTKTVLSGGNYYLTDISSGTGPTLKYAGATVIAANFGTWSVIAAEQVSGGGYDVVWKNSANAHYSVWSTDSTGNFQTTLAAAPEVLGTDASLQALEPTLHQDLNGDGTTGVPILGGVTVEALGSTKTILSGGNYYLADISTGTGPVLKYAGATVIAANFGTWSVTAAEQVSGGGYDVVWKNSANAHYSVWSTDSTGNFLTTLAAAPEVLGNDPSLKALEPTLHQDLNGDGAVGAAPPATAGLGTSGDGFAFNFTESGISSAVPSELPDAMPAPASTQTAEQWTQPAGSHDAAVIDILTEFFHNLHEHGFLLS; encoded by the coding sequence TTGGCTACCGCTGTTAATGTCAGTGCCACCAACAACGCCGAGATCGACGGCCTGCTGTCCGGCTACAAATGGACCGGCACGATCACCTACAGTTTTCCTGACGCATCCAGCGACTACCCCAATCCTTATTACGGCGGCAGCAGCGAGCCGACCACTTCGGGCTTTTCCTCGGCGCCCACCCAGATCCAGGCGGCCATCAACTACGCGATCGGGCTGATCCTCAGTTACACCAACGCCGACGTCCAGTATGCGGGCACGAACGGCGCCGACATCATGATCGCGCAGTCGCCGGCGGCCAATCCGACCGCCTACGCCTACTATCCCGGCAATTACGCGTCCGGCGGCGACATCTGGTTCGGCACCCAATACAATTTCTCGCTGGCCAAGCTCGGCAATTATTACTTCACCACCGCGCTGCACGAGCTCGGCCATGCCTTCGGCCTCAAGCACAGCCAGGAGGCCGGCGGCCCGGCCAACGTCGCGGTGCCGAGCGCGCATGACGACAGCGAATACACCGTCATGAGCTATCGCAGCTATGTCGGCGGTTCGACCACGTCCGGCTACACCAATGAAGCGTACGGATATTCGCAGACCTATATGGCCAACGATATCCTCGCGCTGCAGACGATGTACGGCGCGGACTACACGACCCAGAGCGGCAGCACCGTCTACACCTGGAATCCGACCACCGGGCAGGAGTTCATCAACGGTGTCGGGCAGCTCGCGCCGGGCGGCGGCGTCGGCGGCTCGGCCAACCGCATCTACGAGACGGTCTGGGACGGCGGCGGCGTCGATACCTACGACCTGTCGAACTACACGACGAGCCTGAGCATCAATCTCAATCCCGGCGCCTCGTCGGTGTTCTCCTCCGTGCAACTGGCGTATCTGGGCAACGGCCATTACGCATCGGGCAACGTCTACAACGCCTATCTCTATGGCGGCGACGCACGCTCCTACATCGACAACGCCATCGGCGGATCCGGCAACGACGCCATCGTCGGCAACGCCATCGCCAACACGCTGAACGGCGGCGGCGGCAACGACACGATCACCGGCGGGGCGGGCAACGACACCATCATCGGCGGCTCGGGCACCGACACCGCGGTGTATTCGGGCAGCCGGGCCAACTACACGGTCTCGTACAACGCAGCGACACAGACCTTCACTCTGACCGACTTGCGCAGTGGCTCACCCGACGGCACCGACACCGTCACCGGCGTCGAGTATTTCCAGTTCGGGGGCGTCGCGGTCGCCAGTTCCACTCTCGTGCCGACCGCGGTCGAGGCGTTCGGATCGACCAGCGTGGTTCTGACGAATGGCAATTATTACTTGAACAACATCTCCACCGGCGCCGGGCCTGTCCTGAAGTTCGGGGGCGCCGTGGTCAACGTGGCCGATTACGGCACGTGGTCGGTCATTGCCGCCGAGCAAGTGTCGGGCGGCGGCTACGATGTGGTCTGGAAGAATTCGGCGAACGCGCACTATTCCGTCTGGAGCACGGACAGCACCGGCAACTTCCTGACGACCCTCGCCGCAGCCCCGGAAGTGCTGGGGACCGACGCGTCTCTTCAGGCGCTTGAGCCGACGCTGCAACAGGATCTCAACGGCGACGGCACGACCGGGGTCCCCGGCGTCGTCGTGGTCAGCGGCGCCACGGTCGAGGCGTTCGGATCGACCAAAACGGTCCTGTCGGGTGGAAACTATTACCTGGCCGACATCTCGACCGGCACCGGCCCCACCCTGAAATATGCCGGGGCTACGGTGATCGCAGCCAATTTCGGCACGTGGTCGGTCATTGCCGCCGAGCAGGTGGCGGGCGGCGGTTATGACGTCGTCTGGAAGAATTCGGCCAATGCCCACTATTCCGTCTGGAGCACCGACAGCACCGGCAACTTCCAGACGACGCTTGCCGCCGCTCCCGAAGTGCTGGGGACCGATGCGTCCCTGCAGGCACTGGAGCCGACGCTCCATCAGGACCTCAACGGCGACGGCACGACCGGGGTCCCCGTCGTCCCCGTCGCCAGCGGCGTCACGGTCGAGGCGTTCGGATCGACCAAGACGGTCCTGTCAGGTGGCAACTATTATTTGACCGACATCTCATCCGGCACCGGCCCCGTCCTGAAATACGCCGGGGCTACGGTGATCGCAGCGAATTTCGGCACGTGGTCGGTCATTGCCGCCGAGCAGGTGGCGGGCGGTGGTTATGACGTCGTCTGGAAGAATTCGGCGAATGCGCATTATTCCGTCTGGAGCACGGACAGCAGCGGCAACTTCCTGACGACCCTCGCCGCGGCCCCGGAAGTGCTGGGGACCGATGCGTCCCTGCAGGCACTGGAGCCGACACTCCATCAGGATCTCAACGGCGACGGCACGACCGGCGTCCCCGTCGTCAGCGGCGTCACGGTCGAGGCGCTCGGATCGACCAAGACGGTCCTGTCAGGTGGCAACTATTATTTGACCGACATCTCATCCGGCACCGGTCCCACTCTGAAATATGCCGGGGCAACGGTGATCGCGGCGAATTTCGGCACGTGGTCGGTCATTGCCGCCGAGCAGGTGTCGGGAGGCGGTTATGACGTCGTCTGGAAGAATTCGGCGAACGCGCATTATTCCGTCTGGAGCACCGACAGCACCGGCAACTTCCAGACGACCCTTGCCGCCGCCCCCGAAGTGCTGGGGACCGATGCGTCCCTGCAGGCACTGGAGCCGACCCTCCATCAGGATCTCAACGGCGACGGCACGACCGGGGTCCCCATCCTCGGCGGCGTCACGGTCGAGGCGCTCGGATCGACCAAAACGATCCTGTCAGGTGGCAACTATTATTTGGCCGACATCTCGACCGGCACCGGCCCCGTCCTGAAATACGCCGGGGCTACGGTGATCGCGGCGAATTTCGGCACCTGGTCGGTCACTGCCGCCGAGCAGGTGTCGGGCGGCGGTTATGACGTGGTCTGGAAGAACTCGGCAAACGCCCATTACTCCGTGTGGAGCACGGACAGCACCGGCAACTTCCTCACCACGCTCGCGGCGGCGCCCGAGGTGCTGGGGAATGATCCTTCGCTGAAGGCGCTGGAGCCGACGCTTCACCAGGACCTCAATGGCGACGGCGCCGTCGGCGCAGCGCCGCCCGCGACTGCGGGGCTCGGCACCTCAGGTGATGGTTTTGCGTTCAATTTCACTGAGAGCGGAATCTCATCGGCCGTCCCGTCCGAGCTGCCGGACGCCATGCCCGCGCCGGCCAGTACGCAGACTGCAGAGCAGTGGACTCAACCGGCGGGAAGCCACGACGCGGCTGTGATCGACATTCTGACCGAGTTTTTTCACAACCTGCACGAACATGGCTTCCTGCTGAGCTGA
- a CDS encoding right-handed parallel beta-helix repeat-containing protein, with protein MARSLLPFFPIALRIQSFEHEGRTASAESGRGKFQRNIDNDAVGLRDARAAAAKTCAWPTSWDSSSISGEREMRRIALLALIAGLFVPVIASQPAHAQATRTWVSGVGDDANPCSRTAPCKTFPGAISKTAAGGEINCLDSGGFGVVTITKAISIYCEGVVGGILAAGSSGVIINAAATDHVVLRGLDIDGFGTGIKGVNILQAASVVIEHCFIRNFNSAGGVGVFVNPLNFNSMLMIRDSVISHNGTAADGAGISINTNGGSSRSLINNTAIHKNFVGVSVQGSANVQINNTNISENLGTGVALTGGAGVRIGRSVIVNNLGAATSGNVLSYLDNQINGNAPDTTPATAGGYH; from the coding sequence GTGGCAAGAAGCCTGCTTCCGTTTTTCCCAATAGCGTTGCGTATCCAATCATTTGAACACGAAGGCCGTACTGCGAGCGCCGAAAGCGGCAGGGGGAAGTTTCAGCGAAATATCGACAATGATGCCGTAGGGCTGCGCGACGCGCGGGCTGCTGCGGCGAAGACTTGTGCATGGCCAACAAGCTGGGATTCCAGCTCAATATCGGGAGAAAGAGAAATGCGTCGAATTGCACTCTTGGCTCTGATTGCAGGATTGTTCGTGCCGGTGATTGCGTCGCAACCGGCTCATGCCCAGGCCACCAGAACGTGGGTGTCCGGCGTGGGCGATGACGCCAACCCCTGCAGCCGCACCGCCCCGTGCAAGACCTTTCCAGGGGCGATCTCGAAGACGGCGGCGGGCGGCGAGATCAATTGTCTCGACTCCGGCGGGTTCGGCGTCGTGACCATCACCAAGGCGATCTCGATCTATTGCGAAGGGGTTGTCGGCGGCATCCTCGCAGCGGGTAGCTCCGGCGTCATCATCAACGCGGCCGCGACCGATCACGTCGTGCTGCGCGGCCTGGACATCGACGGATTCGGAACCGGCATCAAGGGCGTCAACATCCTCCAGGCGGCCTCGGTGGTCATCGAGCATTGCTTCATCAGGAACTTCAACAGCGCGGGCGGCGTCGGCGTCTTCGTCAACCCGTTGAACTTCAATTCGATGCTGATGATCCGCGACAGCGTGATCTCGCACAACGGCACCGCCGCCGACGGCGCCGGGATCAGCATCAATACGAACGGCGGCAGTTCGCGGAGCCTGATCAACAACACGGCCATCCACAAGAACTTCGTCGGCGTGAGCGTGCAGGGATCGGCCAACGTCCAGATCAACAACACCAACATCTCGGAGAATCTGGGTACGGGCGTCGCCCTTACCGGTGGTGCGGGAGTGCGAATCGGCCGCTCGGTGATCGTCAACAATCTGGGGGCGGCGACCTCCGGCAATGTGCTGTCCTATCTGGATAACCAGATCAACGGCAACGCGCCGGACACGACGCCGGCTACTGCTGGCGGGTACCACTAG
- a CDS encoding right-handed parallel beta-helix repeat-containing protein produces MRRIALWALLAGLVLPFAVSQPAHAQATRTWVSGVGDDVNPCSRTAPCKTFAGAISKTAAGGEINCLDSAGFGTVTITKAMTIYCEGVVGSILGSGTNGVNINAAATDHIVLRGLDIEGAGTGVKGVNILQAASVVIEHCFIRDFNGASGTGIFSNPVNFNSMLMIRDSVISHNGTAAAGAGISINTNGGSTRVLINNTAIHNNFVGLNVQGSSNVQVNNSNISENLSTGFALSGTAGARIGRSVIVNNLGAATTGNVLSYLDNQINGNAPDTTPATAGGYH; encoded by the coding sequence ATGCGTCGTATTGCTCTATGGGCTCTCTTGGCGGGATTGGTTTTGCCGTTCGCCGTGTCGCAGCCGGCTCATGCCCAGGCGACCAGAACGTGGGTTTCCGGTGTCGGCGATGACGTCAATCCGTGCAGCCGCACCGCGCCGTGCAAGACCTTCGCCGGCGCGATTTCGAAGACCGCCGCGGGCGGCGAGATCAACTGCCTCGATTCCGCGGGCTTCGGCACGGTGACCATCACCAAGGCGATGACGATCTATTGCGAAGGTGTCGTCGGCAGCATCCTTGGGTCCGGCACCAACGGCGTCAACATCAACGCTGCGGCGACCGATCACATCGTGCTGCGCGGCCTCGACATCGAAGGTGCCGGCACCGGCGTCAAAGGCGTCAACATCCTCCAGGCGGCCTCGGTCGTCATCGAGCATTGCTTCATCAGGGACTTCAACGGCGCGTCGGGAACTGGCATCTTCTCCAATCCGGTGAATTTCAACTCGATGCTCATGATCCGGGACAGCGTGATCTCGCACAATGGCACAGCGGCTGCTGGCGCGGGGATCAGCATCAACACCAATGGCGGGAGCACCCGCGTGCTGATCAACAACACGGCTATTCACAACAACTTCGTCGGCCTGAACGTGCAGGGATCGTCCAACGTCCAGGTCAACAACAGCAACATCTCGGAGAATCTGAGCACGGGCTTTGCCCTCAGCGGCACTGCGGGAGCCCGGATCGGCCGTTCGGTGATCGTCAACAATCTCGGCGCAGCCACGACCGGCAACGTGCTGTCCTATCTGGATAACCAGATCAACGGTAACGCTCCGGACACGACACCGGCTACCGCGGGCGGATATCACTAG
- a CDS encoding tetratricopeptide repeat protein: MQTLDSPDPRFCRAAPQARGFWRRAGWGCAAILLTLAFAIPAHAQSFRQGVSAFHRQDYVTASRIFIPLAERGNAAAQSYLGFLFETGRGVPQNYTEAAMWYRRAAEQGDSRAQYSLGLLYDRGQGVPQDIVEASKWLNLSTAAAPPPAREARARIRDAVTTKMTRGEIAQARLRALEWAPSREH; encoded by the coding sequence ATGCAGACCCTCGACAGCCCGGATCCCAGGTTTTGCCGTGCGGCGCCGCAGGCGCGCGGTTTTTGGCGACGGGCGGGGTGGGGTTGTGCCGCCATCCTGCTGACGCTGGCCTTCGCAATCCCGGCCCATGCCCAATCGTTCCGCCAGGGCGTCTCCGCTTTCCATCGTCAGGACTATGTCACGGCATCCCGCATCTTTATTCCGCTCGCCGAGCGGGGCAACGCGGCTGCCCAGTCCTATCTCGGTTTCCTGTTCGAGACCGGCCGCGGCGTGCCGCAGAACTACACGGAAGCCGCGATGTGGTACCGGCGCGCGGCGGAGCAGGGCGACAGCCGCGCTCAATATTCGCTGGGCCTGCTCTACGACCGCGGCCAAGGCGTGCCGCAGGACATCGTCGAAGCCTCCAAATGGCTCAATCTGTCCACGGCCGCGGCACCTCCGCCGGCGCGCGAGGCGCGAGCCAGGATCCGCGATGCCGTCACCACCAAGATGACGCGCGGAGAGATCGCCCAGGCCCGTCTGCGGGCGCTGGAATGGGCGCCGAGCCGCGAGCACTGA
- a CDS encoding prepilin peptidase: MTDQAAEVATGAALAIALLLGVFASLVTAPGAEGLYGAFLAALMLAIAANDARHYRIPNELTGAAFALALLRAGAFVPDLGAEALLWPLTRAAATGLPLLLLMVFYRRWRGRDGLGLGDVKLAAVCGAWLDLATVVAVIELAALLAIGAYVVGAALRRKRLRATAFLPFGLFLAPAIWIGWLGETWYTNWLGGWPG; this comes from the coding sequence GTGACGGATCAGGCGGCGGAGGTCGCGACGGGCGCTGCGCTCGCCATCGCCCTGCTGCTCGGCGTGTTCGCAAGCCTCGTGACTGCGCCGGGCGCCGAAGGCCTGTACGGCGCGTTCCTGGCCGCCCTGATGCTTGCGATCGCGGCGAACGATGCGCGCCACTACCGCATTCCGAACGAGCTGACGGGCGCCGCCTTCGCGCTCGCGCTGCTCCGTGCTGGCGCGTTCGTGCCCGATCTCGGCGCGGAGGCGCTGCTCTGGCCGCTGACACGCGCCGCAGCCACAGGCCTGCCGCTGCTGCTGCTGATGGTGTTCTACCGCCGCTGGCGCGGCCGCGACGGGCTGGGGCTCGGCGACGTCAAGCTCGCCGCGGTCTGTGGCGCCTGGCTCGACCTTGCGACCGTGGTCGCGGTGATCGAGCTCGCGGCGTTGCTGGCGATCGGCGCCTATGTCGTCGGTGCGGCCCTGCGGCGGAAGCGGCTGCGCGCCACAGCCTTCCTGCCGTTCGGGCTGTTTCTGGCGCCGGCGATCTGGATCGGCTGGCTGGGCGAGACCTGGTACACGAACTGGCTCGGCGGCTGGCCGGGCTGA